The DNA window CTGTTTCAACATCATCAAGGCAGAGATCTTGCCGGGTCAGGAAGGACGCATGGTCCTCGAACTCTCAGGGGTGAAGAAAGACCTCCTCGACGGGCTCAAGTATCTCCGTGCCCAGGGGGTCGGTGTCAAATCCATGGCCCAGGAGGTCAGGCGAAACGACGAGGTCTGCATCCAGTGCGGGGCCTGCACTGGCATCTGCCCAAGCGGGGCCCTTGCCATGGACCATGAGACCCAGGAGGTCATCTTCACCCCGGAGAAGTGCACCGGGTGCGAGTTCTGTATCACTGTCTGTCCGGTTCGGGCCATGGAGATCAGTTTCAGCAGGGAAAAGGCCTTGGCCTGACCATGCCCCCCGGAGTGCTCGCCGCCCTGAGCGGCGGGATAGACAGCGCTGTAGCGGCCCATTTCCTCATCATGAACGGCTATCGCGTGGAGGCCGTCCATCTCGACCTCCATGCCGACCGGCGTGGACGTTCGAGCAAGGAGGCTGCCCGAGACACGGCCGCACGACTCGGGATCCCATTGCATTTCCTGGATGTCAGGGCCGAGTTCGAACGAATAGTCGTGGACCATTTCATCCAGACCTACCGAAACGGACTCACCCCGAATCCGTGTGTCATCTGCAACCCAGCCATCAAGATCCGTCTGGGGCTTAAACTTGCCGACGAGCTCGGACTCAGATTCCTGGCCACAGGTCACTACGCACGGATCGAGACCAGGGACGGGGCCTTTGCCCTTTTGCGGGCGCGTGACCTTGCCAAGGATCAGTCCTATTTTCTCCACCAGGTAAAACCCGAAGACCTCTCCCGCCTCCTTTTCCCCTTGGGGGACCGGACGAAAGACGAGGTCCTGGAGATCGGGGCCCGGCTCGGGCTCTCCCAGATTGTAGAAGATGAGAGCCAGGATGCGTGTTTTATCTCCGGGGACTACCGGCGTCTTCTCGAGGAACGGGGGCTCGGCGCCGGCACATCCGGCAATGTGGTCACCAGTGACGGACGGGTCCTTGGGACCCATTCGGGCCTCTTCGGCTACACCATCGGGCAACGCAAGGGGATCGGCATTGCGGATGCTACCCCCTATTATGTCCTCGGCCTCGATATTGACGCTAACCGCCTCGTGGTCGGCAAGCGGGAGGAACTCTTCACGGCATCCTGCCTGGTAAGGGAGATCAACTGGCTCGTCAGTCCTGAAAAGGTATACGAACGGACAGTTACAGTGAAGATCCGCTCCCGGCATTCGGGATGCCCTGCCAGGGTCCTCGCCAAACCGGACGGAAAAGTCGCGGTCCTTTTCGAAAGGCCGCAACCCGCTGTGACCCCTGGCCAGTACGCTGTCTTTTACGAGAATGACCGGATCCTCGCCGGAGGGATCATATGCGTGTAGCCATTGCCACCCTCGGATGCAAGGTGAACCAGCTGGAATCCGACGCCATTGCCGAGGAATTTATGGCAAACGGCCATGAAGTTGTCCCTTTTCCTCGACCTTTTGACATCTGCGTGGTGAACACCTGCGCGGTGACCGCCAAGGCCTCTGCCGAGTCCCGCAGGCTTCTCCGGAGGGCGAGGAGACTGAACCCCGAGGCCCGTATAGTCGCTACCGGCTGTCTCGTCCAGGTGGCCCCCCAAGACCTCCTGGATGCCCTGGGCTGGCAGGTCTGCCTCGTCGGAAACGACCAAAAGGACCGCCTTGCCGGCCGTATCCTTGCCCATGGGGACTGTATCGGCCTTTACATGGGGGACGTGGCCCGCCTCACACGGTGTCAGGATTTTCCAGTGCGCAGTCCCCTCTCACGGACCCGCGCCTATCTCAAGGTCCAGGACGGCTGTAACGCCTTTTGCAGCTACTGCATCGTGCCCTATGCACGGGGAAGGAGCAGGAGCCTTCCAGCAGCCCGGGTGCTCGACCAGGTGGAGACCTATGCCAAACAGGGCATACGTGAGGTGGTCGTCACCGGAATCCACGTGGGGATGTACGGGGCGGACCTTGCGCAATCCCCTGACCTTGCTGGGCTCCTTGCCCGCCTCTGCGAGACCTTTCCCCGCATGAGATTCCGTCTGAGTTCCATCGAACCCCTGGAACTCACGCACGGCATCATAGAAATAGCCCAGACCCGGCCCAACTTCGCCCGACACTTCCACATCCCCCTTCAGAGCGGCTCAGACCGGATCCTTCGGGCCATGAACCGGAAATACACCAGCGCGTTCTACCGGGATCTCGTCACCTCCATCCATGAGAGGCTCCCTGATGCAGCCATCGGCGCGGACGTCCTCGTGGGCTTTCCCGGAGAGGACGACGAGGCCTTCGGGCAGACCCTCTCCCTCATAGGGTCTCTTCCCCTTTCTTATGTCCATGCCTTTCCTTTTTCCAGGCGGCCGTTCACCCTTGCCTCAGCCCTGCCCGAGACCGTCGGTCCCCAAGAAAAGGCCCGACGCGTGGACGCGGTGCGCAGACTCGGCGCCCGAAAGCGTGAGGCGTTTTACCGGTCCCGGATCGAAGCGGTGGAGGAGTTCCTCGTGGAAAGGATCGACGGGGAAGGTGGAT is part of the Deltaproteobacteria bacterium genome and encodes:
- a CDS encoding 4Fe-4S binding protein, with the protein product MYRRVLVLRFPPHITDKPIVCSLSREFNLCFNIIKAEILPGQEGRMVLELSGVKKDLLDGLKYLRAQGVGVKSMAQEVRRNDEVCIQCGACTGICPSGALAMDHETQEVIFTPEKCTGCEFCITVCPVRAMEISFSREKALA
- the mtaB gene encoding tRNA (N(6)-L-threonylcarbamoyladenosine(37)-C(2))-methylthiotransferase MtaB; protein product: MRVAIATLGCKVNQLESDAIAEEFMANGHEVVPFPRPFDICVVNTCAVTAKASAESRRLLRRARRLNPEARIVATGCLVQVAPQDLLDALGWQVCLVGNDQKDRLAGRILAHGDCIGLYMGDVARLTRCQDFPVRSPLSRTRAYLKVQDGCNAFCSYCIVPYARGRSRSLPAARVLDQVETYAKQGIREVVVTGIHVGMYGADLAQSPDLAGLLARLCETFPRMRFRLSSIEPLELTHGIIEIAQTRPNFARHFHIPLQSGSDRILRAMNRKYTSAFYRDLVTSIHERLPDAAIGADVLVGFPGEDDEAFGQTLSLIGSLPLSYVHAFPFSRRPFTLASALPETVGPQEKARRVDAVRRLGARKREAFYRSRIEAVEEFLVERIDGEGGFITGTTSNYLPARIRIGDAIPPPSANSLIPVRITDVIDGRPIGVPAI
- the mnmA gene encoding tRNA 2-thiouridine(34) synthase MnmA, with the protein product MPPGVLAALSGGIDSAVAAHFLIMNGYRVEAVHLDLHADRRGRSSKEAARDTAARLGIPLHFLDVRAEFERIVVDHFIQTYRNGLTPNPCVICNPAIKIRLGLKLADELGLRFLATGHYARIETRDGAFALLRARDLAKDQSYFLHQVKPEDLSRLLFPLGDRTKDEVLEIGARLGLSQIVEDESQDACFISGDYRRLLEERGLGAGTSGNVVTSDGRVLGTHSGLFGYTIGQRKGIGIADATPYYVLGLDIDANRLVVGKREELFTASCLVREINWLVSPEKVYERTVTVKIRSRHSGCPARVLAKPDGKVAVLFERPQPAVTPGQYAVFYENDRILAGGIICV